One window of the Cuculus canorus isolate bCucCan1 chromosome 13, bCucCan1.pri, whole genome shotgun sequence genome contains the following:
- the SLC22A31 gene encoding putative solute carrier family 22 member 31 isoform X1, producing the protein MWRWRPSPRARGALSGAPCVALALGWALGWALGAEPPHRCRPDPALLPPPLRRLPPPALLRAAVPRLRGRWSPCQLYRYRGGARPNGTAPCTRGWHYGLPAAGLRSNIVTQWDLVCASRWKVPLEQTTHLLGWTLGSVAAGLACDRFGRRATFLVSLALAVPLGLGVALAVDFVMVLVTRLLFGAALAGAFLSLYVARLELCDPPHRLEVTMMAGFFWIAGELLLPGLAVLCRDWRVLQGAVTMILALLAACWWCPALLLESPHWLLATRQLEKARKTLQALAESSSPSSDEGSCHQQSLLAELESLSEGSPQPRYHAVCEIFGTRVIWKNGVILGFTAFIGSGICHCFTRNLTPHLPHFFSSYFVLVSTEVAACLFVCLTAERFGRRAILLLCTVLTGISSLLLLALTQYLLELIVLTLSVVGTTASYAVTMLSIFFASEVLPTVVRGAGLGLVVGASFVGKAAAPITAIPNSRGFFLHHMVFASFAILAVLSIMLLPESQGRGLPQSLQDGESQRRPPLFRRHPREDHLPLLAPQGIPHDYSRLTASTKRMLGSPAPPCHT; encoded by the exons ATGTGGCGGTGGCGGCCGTCGCCGCGGGCGCGGGGGGCGCTGTCGGGGGCTCCGTGCGTGGCGCTGGCGCTGGGCTGGGCGCTGGGCTGGGCTCTGGGCGCGGAGCCCCCGCACCGCTGCCGCCCCGACCCCgcgctgctgccgccgccgctgcGCCGCCTCCCGCCGCCCGCGCTGCTCCGCGCCGCCGTCCCGCGCCTCCGCGGCCGCTGGAGCCCCTGCCAGCTCTACCGCTACCGCGGCGGAGCCCGTCCCAACGGCACCGCGCCCTGCACCCGCGGGTGGCACTACGGGCTGCCCGCGGCGGGGCTGCGCTCCAACATCGTCACCCAG TGGGACCTGGTGTGTGCCTCTCGCTGGAAGGTGCCCCTGGAGCAGACCACGCACTTGCTGGGCTGGACACTGGGCAGCGTCGCCGCCGGCCTGGCCTGCGACAG GTTCGGCCGCCGGGCCACCTTCCTGGTGTCCCTGGCGCTGGCAGTGCCCCTGGGCCTCGGCGTGGCGCTGGCTGTAGACTTCGTCATGGTCCTGGTCACGCGACTGCTCTTTGGGGCAGCGCTGGCAGGCGCCTTCCTCTCCCTCTACGTGGCAC ggctggagctgtgTGACCCCCCACATCGCCTGGAGGTGACGATGATGGCTGGCTTCTTCTGGATCGccggggagctgctgctgccgggGCTGGCGGTGCTGTGCCGGGACTGGCGGGTGCTGCAGGGTGCCGTCACCATgatcctggctctgctggctgcctgctggTG GTGCCCGGCGCTGTTGCTGGAGTCGCCACACTGGCTTCTGGCCACgaggcagctggagaaggcCAGGAAGACCCTGCAGGCACTGGCCGAAAGCAGTTCACCCAGCTCCGATGAAGGTTCCTGCCACCAGCAGAGCCTCCTGGCAG agctggagtcCCTGTCTGAGGGGTCCCCGCAGCCCCGGTACCACGCTGTCTGTGAGATCTTTGGCACCAGGGTCATCTGGAAGAATGGCGTCATCCTCGGCTTCACGGC GTTCATCGGCTCTGGCATTTGCCACTGCTTCACCCGCAATCTGaccccccacctgccccactTCTTCTCTTCCTACTTCGTGCTGGTGAGCACCGAGGTGGCCGCCTGCCTCTTTGTTTGCCTGACAGCCGAGCGCTTCGGGCGCCGCGCCatcctcctgctctgcaccGTCCTCACCGGcatctcctccctgctgctgctggccctCACCCAGT ACCTGCTGGAACTCATTGTCCTGACCCTGTCTGTGGTGGGCACCACCGCCTCCTACGCCGTCACCATGCTCAGCATCTTCTTCGCCAGTGAGGTCCTCCCAACAGTGGTCAG GGGTGCCGGGCTGGGCCTCGTCGTGGGGGCCAGCTTTGTGGGCAAGGCAGCCGCCCCCATCACCGCCATCCCCAACAGCCGCGGGTTCTTCCTGCACCACATGGTGTTCGCGTCCTTCGCCATCCTCGCCGTGCTCAGCATCATGCTGCTGCCGGAGAGCCAGGGCCGCGGCCTGCCCCAGTCCCTGCAGGATGGCGAGAGCCAGCGGCGGCCCCCGCTCTTCCGACGCCACCCCCGGGAGGACCACTTGCCCCTGCTTGCCCCCCAAGGCATCCCACACGACTACTCCCGCCTCACCGCCTCCACCAAGAGGATGCTGGGCTCCCCGGCCCCCCCCTGCCACACATAG
- the SLC22A31 gene encoding putative solute carrier family 22 member 31 isoform X2: MWRWRPSPRARGALSGAPCVALALGWALGWALGAEPPHRCRPDPALLPPPLRRLPPPALLRAAVPRLRGRWSPCQLYRYRGGARPNGTAPCTRGWHYGLPAAGLRSNIVTQWDLVCASRWKVPLEQTTHLLGWTLGSVAAGLACDRFGRRATFLVSLALAVPLGLGVALAVDFVMVLVTRLLFGAALAGAFLSLYVARLELCDPPHRLEVTMMAGFFWIAGELLLPGLAVLCRDWRVLQGAVTMILALLAACWWCPALLLESPHWLLATRQLEKARKTLQALAESSSPSSDEGSCHQQSLLAELESLSEGSPQPRYHAVCEIFGTRVIWKNGVILGFTAFIGSGICHCFTRNLTPHLPHFFSSYFVLVSTEVAACLFVCLTAERFGRRAILLLCTVLTGISSLLLLALTQYLLELIVLTLSVVGTTASYAVTMLSIFFASEVLPTVVSRGFFLHHMVFASFAILAVLSIMLLPESQGRGLPQSLQDGESQRRPPLFRRHPREDHLPLLAPQGIPHDYSRLTASTKRMLGSPAPPCHT, from the exons ATGTGGCGGTGGCGGCCGTCGCCGCGGGCGCGGGGGGCGCTGTCGGGGGCTCCGTGCGTGGCGCTGGCGCTGGGCTGGGCGCTGGGCTGGGCTCTGGGCGCGGAGCCCCCGCACCGCTGCCGCCCCGACCCCgcgctgctgccgccgccgctgcGCCGCCTCCCGCCGCCCGCGCTGCTCCGCGCCGCCGTCCCGCGCCTCCGCGGCCGCTGGAGCCCCTGCCAGCTCTACCGCTACCGCGGCGGAGCCCGTCCCAACGGCACCGCGCCCTGCACCCGCGGGTGGCACTACGGGCTGCCCGCGGCGGGGCTGCGCTCCAACATCGTCACCCAG TGGGACCTGGTGTGTGCCTCTCGCTGGAAGGTGCCCCTGGAGCAGACCACGCACTTGCTGGGCTGGACACTGGGCAGCGTCGCCGCCGGCCTGGCCTGCGACAG GTTCGGCCGCCGGGCCACCTTCCTGGTGTCCCTGGCGCTGGCAGTGCCCCTGGGCCTCGGCGTGGCGCTGGCTGTAGACTTCGTCATGGTCCTGGTCACGCGACTGCTCTTTGGGGCAGCGCTGGCAGGCGCCTTCCTCTCCCTCTACGTGGCAC ggctggagctgtgTGACCCCCCACATCGCCTGGAGGTGACGATGATGGCTGGCTTCTTCTGGATCGccggggagctgctgctgccgggGCTGGCGGTGCTGTGCCGGGACTGGCGGGTGCTGCAGGGTGCCGTCACCATgatcctggctctgctggctgcctgctggTG GTGCCCGGCGCTGTTGCTGGAGTCGCCACACTGGCTTCTGGCCACgaggcagctggagaaggcCAGGAAGACCCTGCAGGCACTGGCCGAAAGCAGTTCACCCAGCTCCGATGAAGGTTCCTGCCACCAGCAGAGCCTCCTGGCAG agctggagtcCCTGTCTGAGGGGTCCCCGCAGCCCCGGTACCACGCTGTCTGTGAGATCTTTGGCACCAGGGTCATCTGGAAGAATGGCGTCATCCTCGGCTTCACGGC GTTCATCGGCTCTGGCATTTGCCACTGCTTCACCCGCAATCTGaccccccacctgccccactTCTTCTCTTCCTACTTCGTGCTGGTGAGCACCGAGGTGGCCGCCTGCCTCTTTGTTTGCCTGACAGCCGAGCGCTTCGGGCGCCGCGCCatcctcctgctctgcaccGTCCTCACCGGcatctcctccctgctgctgctggccctCACCCAGT ACCTGCTGGAACTCATTGTCCTGACCCTGTCTGTGGTGGGCACCACCGCCTCCTACGCCGTCACCATGCTCAGCATCTTCTTCGCCAGTGAGGTCCTCCCAACAGTGGTCAG CCGCGGGTTCTTCCTGCACCACATGGTGTTCGCGTCCTTCGCCATCCTCGCCGTGCTCAGCATCATGCTGCTGCCGGAGAGCCAGGGCCGCGGCCTGCCCCAGTCCCTGCAGGATGGCGAGAGCCAGCGGCGGCCCCCGCTCTTCCGACGCCACCCCCGGGAGGACCACTTGCCCCTGCTTGCCCCCCAAGGCATCCCACACGACTACTCCCGCCTCACCGCCTCCACCAAGAGGATGCTGGGCTCCCCGGCCCCCCCCTGCCACACATAG
- the CDH15 gene encoding cadherin-15 codes for MGTPLLLACLLAPLCARGASPAQPGAAAPGSPQAWRQHESTRRVKRAWVIPPISVSENHKRIPHLLVQIKSDKQQPGGVIYSIKGPGVDEEPLGIFSIDKFTGKVFLNAMLDREENDRFRLKAFALDLGGTTLEDPTDLEIIVVDQNDNRPLFQQDIFTGHVVEGAAPGTCVMTVDATDADDPDTDNAALRYSILEQGAGGMFTINTTTGEICTARPGLDRETVGVYNLTVQAADMSGDGLTTTATAVIYLEDINDNPPEFTKEEFSMEVEEQAAGVDVGKVFVHDKDLAGSPNWLAKFTILEGDPEGTFTIRTDPYTNDGVISVAKPLDHEVRDRFKLTVSVQNERPLEPTAPSSPLALATVQVRVRDVNEAPVFRENPRRVSVLEGAPPGTPVTTYTASDPDTHQLQTITYGLLYDPADWLQLDPHTGTVRTKRELLHPSAFLQGGWYIALVLARDDAEPPLSATGTLSIEILEVNDHAPLLQPPDRPLCGRPGRGGSLLLGATDDDRPPHGAPFHFQLSPQHPHLARNWSITRFNVTHAVLAALVELPEGSYSLPLLLRDSGTPPQEQQQLLNISVCHCSRDGTCEDGVLAAATAGAGITLGALMIILGSSILFLLLVGLGAARARVRRRALRKGLLQCSRDDMRDNILNYNEQGGGEEDQDAYDINQLRHPELFLSRAKPPMRRDAPLSSSTPPAPRKLPSCPSDIEDFINEGLEAADSDPSVPPYDTALIYDYEGSGSVASPLSSIVSSLTDEDQDYDYLSEWGPRFRRLADLYGQ; via the exons ATGGGCACCCCGCTTCTCCTCGCCTGCCTGCTCGCCCCGCTCTGCGCTCGG GGTGCCAGCCCAGCCCAACCGGGTGCTGCAGCCCCGGGCAGCCCTCAAGCCTGGCGGCAGCACGAGAGTACACGGCGGGTGAAGAGAGCTTGGGTGATCCCCCCCATTAGCGTCTCGGAGAACCACAAGCGCATCCCCCACCTCCTGGTGCAG ATCAAGTCGGATAAGCAGCAGCCCGGGGGGGTGATCTATAGCATCAAGGGGCCAGGTGTGGACGAGGAGCCCCTGGGTATCTTCTCCATTGACAAGTTCACCGGGAAGGTCTTCCTCAATGCCATGCTGGACCGGGAGGAAAACGACCGCTTTCGG CTGAAAGCCTTCGCCCTGGACCTGGGTGGCACAACGCTGGAGGACCCCACCGACCTGGAGATCATCGTGGTGGACCAGAACGACAACCGGCCACTCTTCCAGCAGGACATCTTCACAGGGCACGTGGTGGAAGGGGCTGCACCAG GGACCTGCGTGATGACAGTGGATGCCACCGATGCCGATGACCCCGACACGGACAACGCGGCACTGCGGTACTCCATCCTGGAGCAGGGCGCCGGCGGCATGTTCACCATCAACACCACCACCGGCGAGATCTGCACTGCGCGACCCGGCCTTGACCGTGAG ACTGTGGGGGTGTACAACCTGACAGTGCAGGCAGCCGACATGTCTGGGGATGGGCTCACCACCACCGCCACAGCCGTCATCTACCTGGAGGACATCAATGACAACCCTCCTGAGTTCACCAAGGAGGAG TTCTCcatggaggtggaggagcaaGCGGCTGGCGTGGATGTAGGCAAGGTATTCGTGCATGACAAGGACCTGGCCGGCTCACCCAACTGGCTGGCTAAATTCACCATCCTGGAGGGCGACCCTGAGGGCACCTTCACCATCCGCACAGACCCCTACACCAACGATGGTGTGATTTCCGTAGCCAAG CCACTGGACCACGAGGTGCGAGACCGCTTCAAGCTGACGGTGTCGGTGCAGAACGAGCGACCGCTGGAGCCCACggcccccagcagccccctgGCACTGGCCACCGTGCAGGTGCGGGTGCGAGATGTGAACGAGGCACCCGTCTTCCGTGAGAACCCCCGGCGGGTCAGCGTGCTGGAGGGGGCTCCCCCAGGCACCCCTGTCACCACCTACACCGCCAGCGACCCCGACACCCACCAGCTCCAGACCATCAC CTACGGACTGCTCTACGACCCAGCCGACTGGCTGCAGCTGGACCCCCACACCGGCACCGTCCGCACCAAGCGGGAGCTGCTGCACCCCTCAGCCTTCCTGCAGGGCGGCTGGTACATCGCGCTGGTCCTCGCCCGTGATGATG CCGAGCCCCCGCTCTCCGCCACCGGCACGCTGTCCATCGAGATCCTGGAGGTGAACGACCACGctcccctgctgcagccaccGGATAGGCCGCTTTGTGGGCGGCCAGGCCGTGGGGGAAGCCTTCTCCTGGGGGCCACAGATGATGACCGGCCCCCCCACGGTGCCCCGTTCCACTTCCAGCTCagccctcagcaccctcacCTCGCCCGTAACTGGAGCATCACCCGCTTCAATG TGACCCACGCGGTGCTGGCTGCGCTGGTGGAGCTGCCTGAGGGATCCTACTCGCTCCCGCTGCTGCTCCGGGACTCGGGGACCCCCccgcaggagcagcagcagctgctgaacatCTCGGTGTGCCACTGCAGCCGGGATGGCACCTGCGAGGATGGTGTCCTGGCTGCTGCCACCGCTGGGGCCGGCATCACCCTTGGAGCCCTCATGATCATCCTTGGCAGCAGCATCCTCTTCCTGT tgctggtggggctgggggcggcGCGGGCACGCGTGCGCCGGCGGGCTCTGCGCAAGGGGCTGCTGCAGTGCTCCAGGGACGACATGCGCGACAACATTCTCAACTACAACGAGCAGGGCGGGGGCGAGGAAGACCAG GACGCCTATGATATCAACCAGCTCCGGCACCCTGAGCTCTTCTTATCCCGTGCGAAGCCACCAATGCGCAGGGACGCCCCGCTCAGCTCTTccacccctccagccccccgCAAGCTGCCCAGCTGCCCCTCTGACATTGAAGACTTCATCAACGAG GGGCTGGAGGCGGCTGACAGTGACCCCAGCGTGCCCCCCTACGACACGGCCCTTATCTACGACTACGAGGGCTCGGGCTCCGTCGCCAGCCCCCTCAGCTCCATCGTCTCCAGCCTGACGGATGAAGACCAGGACTACGACTACCTGAGCGAGTGGGGGCCGCGATTCCGGCGCCTGGCGGACCTCTACGGGCAGTAG